A part of Terriglobia bacterium genomic DNA contains:
- the murF gene encoding UDP-N-acetylmuramoyl-tripeptide--D-alanyl-D-alanine ligase, producing MRLPLGRIADITGGAADSTHREAIATGCSIDSRTLQPGDLFFAIKGERFDGHEFVDAALERGAVAALVQVSQAGRFGDQHRIIAVSDPLDALQLLGRAVRRMWNKTVIAVTGSAGKTTTKESAARLLSAKYRVLKSESNLNNHYGLPLQLLRLEPEHELAVLELGMNHAGEISALAAICEPNVGVVTCVAPVHLGFFNSIADIARAKYELIQSLPASGMAVLNADDEYVSQFGRDFPGRVITFGLNHPADVRGEAIHEMGPDGSQFDVVADGHRERATLPLIGRHNIYNALAAIATAMVGGLTLEQATAGVALLTPADKRGQVLTVGAATVINDCYNSNPRALDSVVDALAGMAVPDGGRRIVVAGEMLELGPSTDDLHRRSGAHMVDSKIDVVLGVRGAAQNIVDAAAEAGMRAEFVETPEEAGEWLAREVRPGDIVLLKASRGVKLERALETWTSLRASSHN from the coding sequence ATGAGGCTGCCTCTGGGACGCATTGCCGACATTACCGGTGGCGCCGCCGATTCCACCCATCGCGAAGCCATCGCCACCGGCTGCTCGATCGACTCGCGCACGCTTCAGCCCGGCGATCTGTTTTTCGCGATTAAGGGCGAGCGCTTCGACGGCCACGAGTTCGTCGACGCAGCGCTCGAGCGCGGCGCGGTGGCGGCCCTGGTGCAGGTAAGCCAGGCGGGGCGCTTCGGCGATCAACACCGCATCATCGCAGTTAGCGATCCGCTCGATGCGTTGCAACTGCTCGGGCGAGCGGTGCGCCGCATGTGGAACAAGACGGTGATCGCCGTTACCGGGTCGGCGGGCAAAACCACCACCAAGGAATCGGCCGCGCGCCTGCTGTCGGCGAAATATCGCGTGCTGAAATCCGAGAGCAATCTCAACAACCACTACGGATTGCCACTGCAACTGCTGCGCCTGGAACCGGAACATGAACTCGCTGTGCTCGAACTCGGCATGAATCATGCCGGCGAGATCAGCGCGCTAGCCGCGATTTGCGAGCCCAATGTCGGCGTCGTTACCTGCGTCGCGCCGGTGCACCTCGGCTTCTTCAACTCCATCGCCGACATCGCCCGCGCCAAGTACGAGCTCATCCAATCCCTGCCCGCGAGCGGCATGGCGGTGCTGAATGCCGACGACGAGTATGTTTCGCAATTCGGGCGAGATTTTCCCGGCCGTGTCATCACCTTCGGCCTGAACCATCCCGCCGACGTGCGTGGCGAAGCCATCCACGAGATGGGGCCCGACGGCTCGCAGTTCGACGTTGTCGCCGATGGCCACCGCGAGCGTGCCACGCTGCCGCTCATCGGCCGGCACAACATTTACAACGCGCTCGCCGCCATCGCCACCGCCATGGTGGGCGGGTTGACCCTGGAACAGGCGACCGCCGGCGTAGCGCTGCTCACTCCCGCAGACAAGCGCGGCCAGGTATTGACCGTTGGCGCCGCTACCGTCATCAATGACTGCTACAACTCCAACCCGCGCGCGCTCGACTCCGTGGTGGACGCGCTCGCCGGCATGGCCGTCCCTGACGGCGGGCGCCGCATCGTGGTCGCCGGCGAGATGCTGGAACTCGGTCCCTCGACCGATGATCTCCACCGCCGCTCCGGCGCGCACATGGTGGACAGCAAAATTGACGTCGTGCTCGGCGTGCGCGGCGCGGCGCAGAACATCGTGGACGCTGCCGCCGAGGCCGGCATGCGCGCCGAGTTTGTCGAGACACCCGAGGAGGCAGGGGAGTGGTTGGCACGCGAGGTCCGCCCGGGCGACATCGTCCTGCTGAAGGCCTCCCGGGGCGTCAAACTGGAGAGGGCGCTGGAGACCTGGACCTCGTTGCGCGCCTCCAGTCACAATTAG
- the mraY gene encoding phospho-N-acetylmuramoyl-pentapeptide-transferase, with the protein MLYWLLYQVLFRYFSPFRIFRYLTFRTAFASLTALFMALIVGPAIVRKLKEFQISQYIREEGPKAHQKKAGTPTMGGLLIAVAIIIPTLLWADLGNAYVWLALAATTAFGAIGFADDYLKVVNQRNLGLTGSSKLMLQVLVSVIVAVSLILLQAKGQYSTHLMVPFFKNVRPDLVISVLAVKPHLWPIAFLPFIGFVILVIVGSSNAVNLTDGLDGLAIGCTVIAAGALTVLTYVSGHATFSDYLELQRMPQVGELTIFCGAMVGSAIGFLWYNAHPAEVFMGDVGSLALGGAIGTVAVIIKQELLLPFIGGVFVIEAVSVILQVGSYKLRKKRIFKMAPLHHHFELLGWSESKIIVRFWIASLIFALFALTTLKLR; encoded by the coding sequence TTGCTCTACTGGCTTCTTTATCAGGTACTGTTCCGCTACTTTTCTCCCTTCCGCATCTTCCGCTACCTGACTTTCCGCACTGCCTTTGCCAGCCTGACGGCGCTGTTCATGGCCCTGATCGTCGGTCCGGCCATCGTCCGCAAGCTCAAGGAATTTCAAATTTCTCAGTACATCCGCGAAGAAGGCCCCAAGGCGCACCAGAAGAAAGCCGGCACACCGACCATGGGTGGCCTGCTCATCGCCGTTGCCATCATCATCCCGACACTCCTCTGGGCCGACCTCGGCAACGCATACGTCTGGCTGGCTCTGGCCGCCACCACCGCCTTTGGCGCCATCGGTTTTGCCGACGATTACCTCAAGGTGGTCAACCAGCGCAATCTCGGCCTCACCGGCAGCAGCAAGCTGATGCTGCAAGTCCTGGTCAGCGTGATCGTCGCCGTCTCGCTCATCCTGCTCCAGGCCAAAGGCCAGTACTCGACACACCTCATGGTGCCGTTTTTCAAGAACGTCCGCCCCGACCTGGTGATCTCCGTGCTCGCGGTGAAGCCGCATCTCTGGCCCATCGCTTTCCTGCCGTTCATCGGCTTCGTGATCCTGGTGATCGTCGGCTCCAGCAACGCCGTCAACCTCACCGACGGTCTCGACGGCCTCGCCATCGGTTGCACCGTCATCGCCGCCGGCGCGCTCACCGTGCTCACCTACGTCAGCGGCCACGCTACCTTCTCCGACTACCTCGAACTCCAGCGCATGCCGCAAGTCGGCGAACTGACCATCTTCTGCGGCGCCATGGTCGGCTCCGCCATCGGCTTCCTCTGGTATAACGCCCATCCCGCCGAGGTGTTCATGGGCGATGTAGGCTCGCTGGCGCTCGGCGGCGCCATCGGCACGGTCGCCGTCATCATCAAGCAGGAGCTGCTGCTGCCCTTTATCGGCGGCGTTTTCGTCATCGAAGCGGTGTCGGTGATCCTGCAGGTGGGCTCGTACAAGCTGCGCAAAAAGCGGATCTTCAAGATGGCGCCGCTGCACCATCACTTTGAGCTGCTGGGATGGTCGGAGTCGAAAATCATCGTCCGCTTCTGGATCGCTTCGCTGATCTTTGCTCTCTTTGCCCTGACCACCTTGAAACTTCGCTAG
- the murD gene encoding UDP-N-acetylmuramoyl-L-alanine--D-glutamate ligase: protein MEVKGKRVLVVGLGKSGVASAQFLHERGARVTASDAKAEDDLRADIRTLLDLGVAVETGGHGERTFRQQDLIVVSPGVPTNVPQLAQACAMGIPVIGEIELASRFLRGHIVAITGSNGKTTTTALAGDVIAWGGYESQVGGNIGTPAISLVPEATDDTYNVLEVSSFQLETIQTFHPEIAVVLNVTPDHLDRHGSFDHYLAAKKRVFENQTSSDYAVLNADDEQAARMGSGIKAQVRWFSRKKEVAQGGFVRDGRIIHRDDSGEHEIMPASEVPLQGAHNLENVLAAVCVGMIIPCEPHRIRAAVKEFKAVEHRLEYVATINGVQFYNDSKATNVDATIKALESFPGNIHIILGGKDKGSPYTVLNALLKERAKRVYTIGAAAAKIEKEIAGAAAIVHAETLDVAVRRAFDAATAGDIVLLAPACASFDQFESYEHRGRFFKELVHALAEKKQAISS, encoded by the coding sequence CTGGAAGTAAAAGGCAAGCGGGTGCTGGTGGTCGGGCTGGGCAAGTCCGGCGTGGCTTCCGCCCAGTTCCTGCACGAACGCGGGGCGCGCGTCACCGCCTCCGATGCCAAGGCCGAAGACGACCTTCGCGCCGACATCCGCACCCTGCTGGATCTCGGCGTCGCCGTCGAAACCGGAGGCCACGGCGAGCGCACCTTCCGCCAGCAGGACCTCATCGTGGTCAGCCCGGGCGTGCCGACCAACGTCCCGCAACTAGCCCAGGCATGCGCCATGGGCATTCCCGTGATCGGCGAAATCGAACTAGCCTCGCGTTTCCTCAGGGGCCACATCGTCGCCATCACCGGCTCCAACGGCAAAACCACCACCACCGCGCTGGCCGGCGACGTCATCGCCTGGGGCGGCTACGAGTCGCAGGTGGGCGGCAACATCGGCACGCCTGCCATCTCGCTGGTGCCCGAGGCCACCGACGACACCTACAACGTTCTCGAGGTCTCCAGTTTCCAACTCGAGACCATTCAGACCTTCCACCCCGAAATCGCGGTCGTGCTCAACGTTACTCCCGACCACCTCGACCGCCACGGCAGCTTCGACCACTACCTCGCGGCCAAGAAACGCGTTTTCGAAAACCAGACCTCCAGCGATTATGCCGTCCTCAATGCCGACGACGAGCAGGCCGCGCGCATGGGCAGTGGCATCAAGGCGCAGGTCCGCTGGTTTAGCCGCAAGAAAGAGGTCGCGCAAGGCGGATTCGTGCGCGACGGCCGCATCATCCACCGCGACGACTCCGGCGAGCACGAAATCATGCCCGCCTCCGAGGTCCCACTCCAGGGCGCGCACAACCTGGAAAACGTGCTAGCGGCGGTCTGTGTCGGCATGATCATCCCCTGCGAGCCGCACCGCATCCGCGCCGCCGTCAAGGAATTTAAGGCCGTCGAACACCGCCTTGAGTACGTCGCCACCATCAACGGCGTCCAGTTCTACAACGACTCGAAAGCCACCAACGTGGACGCCACCATCAAGGCCCTGGAATCATTCCCCGGCAACATCCACATTATCCTTGGCGGCAAGGACAAGGGCTCGCCCTACACCGTGCTCAATGCGCTGCTCAAAGAGCGCGCCAAGCGCGTCTACACCATTGGCGCCGCCGCTGCCAAGATCGAAAAAGAAATCGCTGGCGCTGCCGCCATCGTCCACGCCGAAACCCTTGACGTGGCCGTTCGTCGCGCCTTTGACGCCGCCACTGCCGGCGACATCGTCCTGCTTGCCCCTGCCTGCGCCAGCTTTGACCAGTTCGAGAGCTACGAGCACCGCGGCCGCTTCTTCAAAGAACTGGTCCACGCTTTGGCGGAGAAGAAACAAGCTATTAGCTCTTAA